In Bacteriovorax stolpii, a single genomic region encodes these proteins:
- the rfbA gene encoding glucose-1-phosphate thymidylyltransferase RfbA, producing the protein MKGIILAGGAGTRLYPMTLVMAKQLQPIYDKPMIYYPLSFLMAGGIRDILIITTPNDLKHFQSLLGDGAHLGIQLSYKTQPSPDGLPDAFILGEEFIGDDDICLILGDNLFHGDNQFFIQALKDHNEKKDQIKARVFAYNVADPRAYGVIEFDKKNHSVKSIEEKPEIPKSQYVLPGIYIFDSSVSTRSKKLLPSKRRETEIVDLILTYKEENSLGVSTINPGVVWLDTGTPKSLLHASSYIETIEERQGLKVACIEEVAFRMGFINLVQLKQIIEKIPKSLYREYLEKLSMTLE; encoded by the coding sequence GCAGGTGGCGCAGGAACACGTTTGTACCCTATGACTCTGGTTATGGCAAAACAGCTACAGCCGATCTATGACAAACCAATGATTTATTATCCTCTCAGCTTCTTAATGGCCGGTGGAATCCGCGATATCCTTATCATCACGACGCCAAACGATTTAAAACATTTTCAGAGTTTGTTAGGGGATGGGGCACATTTGGGGATTCAATTGAGTTATAAGACTCAACCGTCTCCTGACGGTCTTCCAGATGCTTTTATCTTGGGAGAAGAATTCATTGGGGATGACGATATTTGTTTGATATTGGGAGATAATCTTTTTCATGGAGATAACCAATTTTTTATACAGGCATTAAAAGACCATAACGAAAAAAAAGATCAAATTAAGGCCAGAGTGTTTGCATATAATGTGGCAGATCCTAGAGCTTACGGTGTTATTGAATTCGATAAAAAAAATCATTCAGTAAAAAGTATTGAAGAAAAACCCGAGATACCAAAATCTCAATATGTATTGCCCGGTATTTATATTTTTGATTCTTCCGTTTCAACAAGATCTAAAAAGCTTCTTCCTTCAAAACGCAGGGAAACAGAAATCGTCGATCTTATTTTAACCTATAAGGAAGAAAATTCTTTAGGGGTTTCGACAATTAATCCTGGAGTGGTTTGGCTCGATACTGGAACTCCTAAATCCCTGTTGCATGCTTCTTCATATATTGAGACTATTGAGGAACGGCAGGGACTCAAGGTTGCCTGCATAGAAGAGGTTGCCTTTCGTATGGGATTTATTAATTTAGTTCAATTAAAACAAATTATTGAAAAGATCCCTAAATCTCTCTATCGTGAGTATCTTGAAAAATTAAGCATGACCTTGGAATAG
- a CDS encoding O-antigen ligase family protein — translation MALSIILIFSVVINQDVALAGYKPLSKIKYFLIGFFSIAPFVYFFRNQATDKRIKVLLYTLCVSTTFATIAGVVGMNTGFNYVSQKVVSLERNAGLSGMILNYAHNLAFFQIIILGLIIYKKESQKYINTYFLIGVFLINSWGLYLTYTRGAVLALLVGAPFFLFKKYKGKFVLMGVALFLLGSGLFFISGSNVYRPGSDRLRLSMWETAYTAFKERPLTGYGYLNFELHSREIKKRYNIEHPEFGGHAHNNFLEVMATTGIIGGIVFIAWILLWFIEMYRREDLVAKIALPFIVVFVVGGATQATIALGVNLFFIMAGYSISQVGEGKLLKEEQAGV, via the coding sequence TTGGCTCTTTCCATTATTCTAATTTTCTCAGTTGTTATTAATCAGGATGTGGCCCTTGCAGGTTACAAACCTCTTAGTAAAATAAAGTATTTTCTTATAGGTTTCTTTTCTATAGCACCTTTCGTGTACTTTTTTAGAAATCAAGCTACGGATAAAAGAATTAAGGTCCTGCTTTATACATTATGTGTATCCACAACATTTGCAACTATCGCCGGTGTTGTGGGAATGAATACAGGGTTTAACTATGTGTCTCAGAAAGTTGTTAGCCTTGAGAGAAATGCGGGACTTTCAGGAATGATTCTGAACTATGCGCATAATCTGGCCTTCTTTCAAATTATTATATTAGGACTGATTATTTATAAAAAAGAGTCTCAAAAATATATTAACACTTATTTTCTTATTGGGGTTTTTTTGATTAACAGTTGGGGACTTTATCTGACATACACACGTGGAGCCGTCCTTGCACTGTTAGTTGGTGCACCTTTTTTCTTGTTTAAAAAATATAAGGGAAAATTTGTTCTTATGGGTGTTGCACTATTTCTGCTGGGGAGTGGTTTATTTTTTATTTCAGGTAGTAATGTTTATCGCCCAGGCTCAGACCGATTGCGCCTGAGCATGTGGGAAACTGCCTACACTGCGTTCAAAGAAAGACCTTTGACTGGTTATGGATACCTGAATTTTGAACTTCATTCGCGTGAGATTAAAAAGAGATACAATATCGAGCATCCAGAATTTGGGGGGCATGCCCATAATAATTTTCTTGAAGTTATGGCCACCACAGGAATTATTGGAGGTATTGTTTTTATCGCCTGGATTCTTCTGTGGTTTATCGAGATGTATAGACGAGAAGATTTAGTCGCTAAAATTGCATTGCCCTTTATTGTCGTTTTTGTGGTCGGAGGAGCAACGCAAGCAACGATCGCTCTAGGAGTAAATCTATTCTTTATTATGGCCGGGTATTCAATTAGTCAGGTTGGAGAAGGAAAGCTTTTAAAGGAAGAACAGGCAGGAGTATAA
- a CDS encoding N-acetylneuraminate synthase family protein produces MFIERDVEKFIVGEDLAVGQVIRKIGENKTRIVFVVNNFGRLIGAFSDGDLRRWLLSTSEIDINTKVGSILNKKVTKCFFDEQEKVLDLFSDAVQYIPLVDENDHIVAVASLREKILSIGKHSINDAAPTFIIAEIGNNHNGSLDLAKKLVDEAAAAGANCAKFQMRDLASLYRNSGDSNDASEDLGSQYILDLLSRFQLKDDEFIKIFDYCKEKNLEILCTPFDKASVDKLHAYGVDAYKIASADLTNHELLEYIAEKGKPMLVSTGMSSEEEITSAVSLLRNANASFILLQCNSTYPAPFKDVNLKYMNRLKELGECFVGYSGHERGIYVPIAAVGMGAKIIEKHFTLDKSMEGNDHKVSLLPEEFADMVAGIRAVEQSLGSTAPRKITQGEMMNRESLAKSIIINRPIKKDQVITADMLEVRSPGKGLAPYKKKELIGRAAKRDMNAGDFFFPSDLNDTAINARDYQFKLPFGIPVRYHDVANLSGKSNLKVLEFHLSYKDMDVDFHPYFDKSTPLDYQLVVHAPELFAGDHTLDLCSKNESYRKQSIREMQRVIDITNELKQYFPKTPRPCIVVNCGGFTSTGFLNDSEKKELYGILEKSLSELNTNGVELIPQTMPPFPWHFGGQQYHNLFVTAEEIVAFCKKNKMRICLDVSHSKLACNYYKLDFEDFINQTSRYSAHYHLADSGAEDDEGLQIGEGTIDFTSLMGKMIVNSPDATWIPEIWQGHKNSGEGFWIALDRLEAAEELAMKKL; encoded by the coding sequence ATGTTTATCGAAAGAGATGTAGAGAAGTTTATCGTTGGCGAAGACCTTGCGGTCGGCCAAGTCATTCGCAAGATTGGGGAAAACAAAACAAGAATTGTCTTTGTAGTTAATAACTTTGGTCGCCTGATCGGTGCCTTTAGTGATGGCGACTTAAGACGCTGGCTTCTTTCTACTAGTGAAATTGATATCAACACAAAAGTTGGTTCAATCCTAAATAAAAAAGTAACTAAATGTTTCTTCGACGAACAAGAAAAAGTTCTGGATCTCTTTAGCGATGCCGTGCAATACATCCCTCTTGTTGATGAAAATGATCATATTGTAGCTGTTGCGTCTTTAAGAGAAAAGATTCTTTCAATCGGTAAGCACAGTATCAATGATGCTGCTCCAACGTTTATCATTGCTGAGATTGGAAATAATCATAACGGATCTCTAGACCTGGCCAAAAAACTAGTCGACGAAGCAGCTGCTGCTGGAGCAAACTGCGCAAAATTTCAAATGCGTGACCTCGCTTCACTTTACCGCAACTCTGGTGATTCAAACGATGCCAGTGAAGATCTAGGTTCTCAATACATTCTGGATCTGCTGTCTCGCTTTCAATTAAAAGATGATGAATTCATCAAGATCTTCGATTACTGTAAAGAAAAGAATCTTGAGATTCTTTGTACTCCTTTTGATAAGGCCAGCGTAGACAAGCTTCATGCTTATGGTGTTGATGCTTATAAAATTGCTTCCGCTGACTTAACTAATCATGAACTGCTTGAATACATCGCTGAGAAAGGTAAACCGATGCTTGTCTCAACTGGTATGTCGAGTGAAGAAGAAATCACCAGTGCTGTTTCTCTTTTAAGAAATGCCAACGCTAGCTTTATTCTTCTTCAATGTAACTCAACTTACCCTGCTCCATTTAAAGATGTTAACCTGAAATACATGAACCGTTTAAAAGAGCTCGGTGAATGCTTCGTTGGATATTCTGGACACGAACGTGGAATTTACGTTCCAATTGCCGCAGTTGGAATGGGTGCTAAAATTATCGAAAAACACTTCACACTTGATAAATCAATGGAAGGAAACGACCATAAAGTAAGTCTTCTTCCTGAAGAATTCGCTGACATGGTCGCAGGAATCCGTGCAGTTGAGCAATCTCTTGGGTCTACAGCTCCAAGAAAAATCACTCAAGGTGAGATGATGAACAGAGAAAGTCTGGCAAAAAGCATCATCATCAACAGACCGATAAAAAAAGACCAGGTCATTACTGCAGACATGCTGGAAGTAAGAAGCCCTGGAAAAGGACTTGCTCCTTACAAGAAAAAAGAACTTATTGGCAGAGCTGCCAAAAGAGATATGAATGCCGGGGATTTCTTCTTCCCTTCTGATTTAAATGATACTGCGATTAATGCTCGCGATTATCAATTTAAGCTACCATTTGGTATTCCTGTTCGTTATCACGATGTAGCGAATCTCTCAGGAAAAAGTAACCTAAAAGTTCTGGAATTCCACTTAAGTTATAAAGACATGGATGTGGATTTCCACCCATACTTTGATAAATCTACTCCACTTGATTACCAACTCGTTGTTCACGCACCTGAACTCTTTGCGGGAGATCATACTCTGGACCTGTGCTCAAAGAATGAAAGCTACCGCAAGCAATCGATTCGTGAAATGCAAAGAGTTATTGATATTACCAATGAACTTAAACAGTATTTCCCAAAAACACCAAGACCATGCATTGTCGTTAACTGTGGCGGATTCACTTCAACAGGATTCTTAAATGATTCTGAGAAAAAAGAGCTTTATGGAATCCTGGAAAAGAGCTTAAGCGAACTCAATACAAATGGAGTTGAGCTTATCCCACAAACAATGCCTCCATTTCCATGGCATTTTGGTGGACAACAATATCACAATCTATTTGTCACAGCTGAGGAAATTGTTGCTTTTTGTAAAAAGAATAAAATGAGAATCTGCCTTGATGTATCTCACTCAAAGCTTGCTTGCAATTACTACAAGCTTGATTTCGAAGATTTTATTAATCAGACAAGTCGATATTCTGCTCATTATCACTTGGCAGATTCAGGTGCGGAAGATGATGAAGGCCTACAAATCGGAGAAGGGACAATTGATTTCACAAGTCTGATGGGAAAAATGATTGTCAACTCACCAGACGCAACATGGATTCCTGAAATCTGGCAAGGTCATAAAAATAGCGGTGAAGGGTTCTGGATTGCTCTGGATCGTCTTGAAGCAGCTGAAGAGCTTGCTATGAAAAAACTTTAA
- a CDS encoding cytidylyltransferase domain-containing protein has product MNILFIIPARGGSKGLPGKNIRPLNGIPLITHSVQHALASKYPKKVVVSTDDAKIAAVAKEAGAEIVERPADISGDTASSESALIHALTTVEQQGYIPDLVVFLQCTSPIRGIDDIDNAIELLLKEKSDSLLSASPNHRFIWKKGPQGFYSVNYDYNKRQRRQDLEPEYVENGSIYIFKPWVLKENNNRLGGKVSLYLMSDESSYEIDSAMDFMIIENLMKGLE; this is encoded by the coding sequence ATGAATATTCTTTTTATTATTCCAGCCAGAGGAGGATCTAAGGGTCTTCCCGGAAAAAACATCAGACCTCTCAATGGAATCCCTCTGATAACGCACTCAGTACAGCACGCCTTAGCTTCAAAATACCCTAAGAAAGTAGTAGTTTCGACAGACGATGCGAAGATTGCAGCCGTTGCGAAAGAAGCTGGTGCTGAGATTGTTGAGAGACCAGCAGACATCAGTGGGGACACTGCTTCTTCAGAATCCGCATTGATTCATGCTCTTACAACAGTTGAACAACAGGGCTATATTCCGGATCTCGTTGTCTTTCTACAGTGCACCTCTCCAATCAGAGGAATAGACGACATTGATAATGCTATTGAATTGTTACTAAAGGAAAAATCGGACTCTCTTTTGTCGGCTTCACCAAACCACCGCTTCATATGGAAAAAAGGCCCTCAGGGATTTTATTCGGTGAACTACGATTATAATAAGCGCCAAAGACGACAAGACTTGGAGCCAGAGTACGTCGAAAATGGATCCATTTACATCTTTAAGCCTTGGGTGTTAAAGGAAAATAATAATAGATTAGGCGGAAAAGTATCGTTATATTTGATGTCTGACGAATCTAGCTATGAAATTGATAGCGCAATGGACTTTATGATTATTGAAAACCTTATGAAAGGATTAGAATAA
- the pseB gene encoding UDP-N-acetylglucosamine 4,6-dehydratase (inverting), with amino-acid sequence MLNGKRILVTGGTGSFGKKFIETVFKKYPDVKRVVVYSRDELKQYEMAQQYPVDKYPQLRFFIGDVRDGERLKRACERIDIIVHAAALKHVPIAEYNPIECINTNINGAENIVNAALDCGVQNVVALSTDKACAPINLYGATKLCSDKLFIAANNMRGLRDLKFSVVRYGNVLGSRGSVVPFFMNKRKDGVLPITHEGMTRFNITLEEGVDMVLYAIENAWGGELFVPKIPSYRILDVAKAVAPDCKTELVGIRPGEKLHEEMITETDSMSTYDCGKYYVIAPAVPLWKMDDWSKKFNAKKVPEGFKYNSGENTDWIAPEEIRSLIKKHIDPNFTV; translated from the coding sequence ATGCTCAATGGTAAAAGAATTCTCGTAACTGGTGGAACTGGTTCATTTGGTAAAAAGTTTATTGAAACCGTTTTCAAGAAATATCCTGACGTAAAAAGAGTCGTGGTTTATTCAAGAGACGAGTTGAAGCAATATGAGATGGCTCAGCAATACCCTGTTGATAAATACCCTCAATTAAGATTTTTCATCGGAGACGTAAGAGATGGGGAAAGACTAAAGAGAGCTTGCGAGAGAATCGATATCATCGTTCACGCTGCTGCTCTTAAGCACGTGCCAATCGCAGAATACAATCCAATTGAATGTATCAATACAAATATCAACGGTGCTGAAAACATCGTGAACGCAGCTTTAGACTGTGGAGTTCAAAACGTTGTCGCTCTTTCGACTGACAAAGCTTGTGCTCCTATCAATCTATATGGTGCTACAAAACTTTGTTCAGATAAACTTTTCATCGCTGCTAACAACATGAGAGGGTTAAGAGACCTGAAGTTCTCTGTTGTTCGTTATGGAAACGTTCTTGGTTCACGTGGATCGGTAGTTCCTTTCTTTATGAATAAAAGAAAAGATGGTGTTCTTCCAATTACTCACGAAGGCATGACCAGATTCAATATCACTCTTGAAGAAGGAGTGGATATGGTTCTTTATGCTATTGAGAACGCATGGGGGGGAGAACTTTTCGTTCCTAAAATTCCTTCATACAGAATTCTGGATGTAGCTAAAGCTGTTGCTCCAGACTGCAAGACTGAATTAGTAGGGATTCGTCCAGGTGAAAAACTTCACGAAGAAATGATTACTGAAACAGACTCAATGTCGACTTACGACTGTGGGAAATACTACGTAATTGCTCCAGCTGTTCCGCTTTGGAAAATGGATGACTGGTCGAAAAAATTCAATGCTAAAAAAGTACCGGAAGGATTTAAGTATAATTCAGGTGAAAACACAGACTGGATTGCTCCGGAAGAAATCAGATCGTTAATAAAAAAGCATATTGACCCTAACTTTACGGTATAA
- the pseC gene encoding UDP-4-amino-4,6-dideoxy-N-acetyl-beta-L-altrosamine transaminase, whose amino-acid sequence MKVPYGRQSIEREDIEAVVNVLTSDFLTQGPTVQKFEEEFAKAVGAKYAVAFCNATAALHVGFKVLNKDIKKKVLATPITFAASSNCVLFENGQVEFVDVDPKTFNIDLNKVEEILKKNPGAYQGIIPVDFAGLPVDTEELRKIADRYNLWIMEDACHAIGGGFYDSKNQFIKCGSGVYSELTVFSFHPVKHIATGEGGMVTTNDEKSYKHLLKLRSHGIERNAELFAEPSHGGWYHEMQELGYNYRMSDINAALGLSQLKRLSVNIENRQRIAQKYKEYLQGSPIKRQEYDEKKFLNGYHLFVIQIEKRKELYDFLKENDIYSQVHYLPVYKHPYYQQNGYADTKLAHAESFYSKALSLPMYHGMTDGELEHVLKTLKKYESR is encoded by the coding sequence ATGAAAGTTCCTTACGGAAGACAAAGTATTGAGCGCGAAGATATTGAAGCAGTTGTTAATGTACTGACTTCTGATTTTCTTACTCAAGGACCAACGGTTCAAAAATTTGAAGAAGAGTTTGCCAAAGCTGTCGGCGCTAAATACGCGGTTGCTTTTTGTAATGCCACTGCCGCTCTTCATGTTGGTTTTAAGGTTCTTAATAAAGATATTAAGAAAAAAGTCCTGGCGACGCCTATTACTTTTGCCGCAAGTTCAAACTGTGTTCTTTTTGAAAATGGCCAGGTTGAATTTGTCGATGTCGACCCGAAAACTTTCAATATCGATTTAAATAAAGTTGAAGAAATTTTAAAGAAAAACCCTGGTGCTTACCAGGGAATCATTCCGGTTGATTTTGCCGGCCTTCCTGTTGATACAGAAGAGCTACGCAAAATCGCTGACCGTTATAATCTGTGGATTATGGAAGATGCCTGCCACGCTATTGGCGGTGGATTTTATGATTCAAAAAATCAATTCATCAAATGCGGATCAGGCGTATATAGCGAGCTAACAGTATTCTCTTTTCACCCGGTAAAGCACATTGCAACTGGTGAAGGTGGAATGGTGACAACGAACGACGAGAAAAGCTACAAGCATCTCTTGAAGCTTCGTTCGCATGGTATTGAGAGAAATGCCGAGTTGTTTGCTGAGCCGTCTCATGGTGGCTGGTACCACGAAATGCAGGAACTGGGTTACAACTACAGAATGTCGGACATCAATGCAGCTTTAGGGCTCTCGCAACTTAAGAGATTAAGTGTGAATATTGAAAACAGACAAAGAATTGCTCAGAAATATAAAGAGTATCTTCAAGGCTCGCCAATCAAGAGACAAGAGTACGACGAGAAGAAGTTCCTTAACGGGTACCATCTTTTTGTTATTCAAATTGAAAAAAGAAAAGAACTTTACGACTTTTTGAAAGAAAACGATATTTACTCTCAAGTTCATTATTTACCTGTCTACAAACATCCGTACTATCAACAAAATGGTTATGCGGATACAAAGCTTGCTCACGCAGAGAGTTTTTACTCAAAAGCTCTAAGCTTGCCGATGTACCACGGAATGACTGATGGGGAGTTAGAACACGTTCTAAAAACCCTGAAAAAATATGAGTCGAGATAA
- a CDS encoding PseG/SpsG family protein produces the protein MSRDNQVIYFRLDCGGVIGFGHLSRCLSIAGQFKENGFQVSFIIRKRPSLKNFTSPFPIIWLDEIQDAPSQEVSSWINQSESSEALEVKKLNLANGIIFVDHYGLNEEWCKSLKASGQYLVKMRDYGKEDYGCDLIVDYRYSDSVQGPKVLSGLKYIPLNHEIRKHTPKRQASSEINSVGVYIGGVGVESYKRLLKILGNVPGVSKASIEWIVPNENYQRELQNEVTSLAVSFLLPRADLFEFYLQSDLFIGASGVSFFERAYLGVPQLNFIVADNQKSFAEVLTKLDLMCLLGEIKEDSMETLTKKMTFFLGDFEKVATAAQKGRELIGADGAANICRDIICTRRATCTQ, from the coding sequence ATGAGTCGAGATAACCAGGTCATTTACTTTAGACTAGACTGCGGTGGCGTTATTGGTTTTGGTCATCTTTCGAGATGCCTGTCGATTGCCGGGCAATTTAAAGAAAATGGATTTCAGGTTTCTTTTATCATTAGAAAAAGACCATCACTTAAAAATTTTACATCTCCTTTTCCTATTATTTGGCTGGATGAGATCCAGGATGCTCCCTCACAGGAAGTGTCTTCGTGGATTAATCAAAGCGAATCAAGTGAGGCACTGGAGGTTAAGAAACTTAACCTTGCTAATGGCATAATCTTTGTTGATCACTACGGATTAAATGAAGAATGGTGTAAGAGTTTAAAAGCGTCAGGGCAGTACCTTGTGAAAATGAGGGACTACGGCAAAGAAGATTATGGATGTGATCTTATTGTTGATTACAGGTATTCAGACTCAGTCCAGGGGCCAAAAGTTCTGTCTGGTTTAAAGTACATTCCTTTAAATCATGAAATAAGAAAACACACTCCGAAGCGTCAAGCTTCAAGTGAAATAAACAGTGTCGGCGTCTACATTGGTGGCGTGGGAGTTGAAAGTTATAAGAGGCTTCTTAAAATTCTCGGAAATGTTCCGGGAGTGAGCAAGGCTTCAATTGAGTGGATTGTTCCCAATGAAAATTACCAGCGTGAATTGCAGAACGAAGTGACTTCTTTAGCTGTCAGCTTCCTTCTTCCAAGGGCAGACTTGTTTGAGTTTTATTTGCAGAGTGATTTGTTTATAGGGGCCAGTGGAGTCAGTTTTTTTGAAAGGGCATACTTAGGAGTCCCGCAGCTGAATTTTATTGTCGCTGATAATCAAAAATCTTTTGCCGAAGTTTTAACTAAGCTGGATTTGATGTGTCTTCTGGGAGAAATCAAAGAAGATTCCATGGAGACATTGACGAAAAAAATGACATTTTTCCTAGGTGATTTTGAAAAAGTTGCAACTGCCGCACAAAAAGGCAGAGAGCTTATTGGCGCCGATGGCGCCGCTAACATTTGTAGAGATATTATCTGCACGAGAAGGGCCACATGTACGCAATAG
- a CDS encoding PIG-L deacetylase family protein, whose protein sequence is MKKVMVIASHPDDEILGCGATMARLISEGAQIKVLIAAEGLTSRQTKRDAAELEKELKELRNVSFEANKKLGVTDVEFLGLPDNRMDSMDLLDVIKVIEEKVSQFMPDTIFTHFPNDLNVDHRILSEAVLTSTRPMPGTKVKEIYFFEVTSSTEWNFTGSAAKSFAPSVFFDVSNFIEKKVQALEVYKGEMREYPHARSIQNIRNQAGFRGGSVGFHAAEAFMLARKLV, encoded by the coding sequence ATGAAAAAAGTAATGGTCATTGCATCTCATCCTGATGATGAAATTTTAGGTTGCGGAGCCACGATGGCAAGGCTGATCAGTGAAGGGGCCCAGATAAAGGTTCTGATTGCAGCTGAAGGTTTAACCAGCAGACAAACTAAGCGCGATGCTGCTGAGTTAGAAAAAGAATTAAAAGAATTAAGAAACGTAAGTTTCGAGGCCAATAAAAAACTGGGTGTTACTGATGTTGAATTTCTGGGGCTTCCGGACAATAGAATGGACAGCATGGACTTATTGGATGTCATTAAAGTGATTGAAGAGAAAGTCTCTCAATTCATGCCGGATACAATCTTCACGCATTTTCCAAATGACCTGAATGTTGATCACAGGATTTTATCTGAAGCCGTTTTAACTTCAACTCGCCCAATGCCGGGAACAAAAGTAAAAGAGATTTACTTTTTTGAAGTTACTTCAAGTACAGAATGGAATTTTACAGGTTCAGCGGCAAAGAGCTTTGCTCCATCAGTGTTTTTTGATGTTTCAAATTTCATTGAGAAGAAAGTTCAGGCGCTGGAGGTTTATAAAGGCGAGATGCGCGAGTATCCGCATGCCAGATCAATTCAAAACATCCGCAATCAGGCGGGCTTTCGTGGAGGCAGTGTCGGTTTTCATGCTGCAGAAGCTTTCATGTTGGCAAGGAAACTTGTTTAG
- a CDS encoding GNAT family N-acetyltransferase yields MDCHKATAADARFLFELRNLDSNRIQFRNPDKVEWESHEPWVARFLKNERNRMYVFSVNNEKIGMFRVDESGDVSVSLLDEFKGKGYGSEMIKIGSSFYLKDFPEAKLFAEIKKENAASSKAFMKAGYKLTESLNSDYILLDYAGEK; encoded by the coding sequence ATGGATTGTCATAAGGCGACGGCCGCAGATGCCAGGTTTTTGTTTGAATTGAGGAATTTAGATTCAAACCGAATCCAGTTCAGGAATCCTGACAAGGTTGAGTGGGAATCTCACGAGCCTTGGGTTGCAAGATTTTTGAAGAACGAAAGAAATAGAATGTATGTTTTTTCAGTAAATAATGAAAAAATAGGGATGTTCAGAGTAGACGAAAGTGGAGACGTAAGTGTTTCACTTTTAGATGAATTCAAAGGAAAAGGATACGGGAGTGAGATGATCAAAATAGGATCGTCTTTTTACCTGAAAGATTTTCCGGAGGCTAAACTTTTTGCGGAAATCAAAAAGGAAAACGCTGCTTCATCTAAGGCCTTTATGAAGGCCGGTTACAAGTTAACGGAAAGTTTAAATTCAGATTATATATTATTGGACTACGCAGGTGAAAAATGA